From the Lysobacter soyae genome, the window CATTGATGTCAGCAACCCGGCCGCAGCGAAGATGGTTCGTCTGAAGATGCCGGCCGATCAACACCGTTCGACCTTCTGCGACGACGTCAGCTGCAACGGCGGTTGGGAAGACGTGCAATGGGCGGATGACGGCAAATCCCTGGCCTTCGTAAGCACCGATCGCGGCCACAAGAGCGCCCAACTGCGCGTTGCCGACATCAATACCGGTGCGGTCCGCGACGTCTACAAGGAAACCGTCGCAACGCAATATGAAAGCGGCAATGGTGATCCGAACTGGCGCTACATGCCGGAAACCAACGAATTCATCTGGTTCTCGGAAAAGAGTGATTGGGGCCATCTCTACCTGCATGACCTCACCACCGGCAAAGTGAAAAAACAACTCACTTCGGGCAACTGGAATGTTTGGAAGATCGAGCGTTTCGACAAGCCGGGCCGCAACCTGTGGGTGCAAGCCGTCGGCAAAGAGAAGGGTGAAGATCCGTATTACAAGCACTTCTACAAAGTGAACATGGATTCTGGCGAGATCGTGTCTTTGACGCCGGAATCAGGTGACCACATCGTCACCGTGCCGGATGAAGGCATGCACTTCGTCGATCAAGTCTCGACCATCAACACCGCGCCAGTCTGGACGGTGCGCGACATGAACACCGGTGCGGTGGTGTCGGAAATCGCCAAAGCCGATCTTGCGCGACTGAAAGCATCGGGTTGGGTCGCACCGGAACCGTTTGTGGTGAAGGGGCGTGATGGCAAGACCGATATTTACGGCCAAATGTTCAAGCCATCGAATTTCGACGCGAAGAAGAAATACCCGATCATCACCTACATCTACCCGGGTCCGCAGGTTGGCTCGGTGCGTTCGCGCAGCTTCCAGCCGGCGCACGGTGACCACCAGGCATTGGCCGAACTCGGCTTCATTGTCGTGGCGATGGACGGTATGGGCACGCCGTGGCGTAGCAAGTCTTTCCACGATGCCTATTACGGCAACATGGTCGACAACACCTTGCCGGATCAGGTGGCGGGAATCAAAGCCTTGGCCGCGAAATACCCGTGGATTGATCTGGCGCGTGCCGGCATGTGGGGGCACTCCGGCGGCGGCAACGCCACCGCAACCGCCATGTTCATGTACCCGGATGTTTACAAGGTCGGCATTTCGGAAAGCGGTAACCACGACAACCGCATGTACGAAGACGATTGGGGTGAGCGCTATCACGGGCTGATGGTGGACGCCGGCGACGGCAAGACCAATTACACCGGTCAAGACAACGCCGCCCATGCCAAGAATCTCAAGGGCAAACTGTTCCTGATTCACGGCATGATGGATGACAACGTCCCGCCGCAAAACACCTTGTTGGTGGTGGATGCGCTGATGAAGGCGAACAAGGATTTCGACTTGTTGATGCTCCCGCATGCGCGTCACGGCTACGGAATCGACAGCAACTATGTGATGCGTCGTCGCTGGGATTACTTCGTCAAGAACTTGCTGGGCGCGGAACCGCCGAAGCAATACGAAATCGGCAAGAAGTAACGCGCGCACTCTCCCTTCTCCACTTCGTGGAGAAGGACAGCTTTGCCCCTCTCCATCTTTGATGGAGAGGGTGGCGCGAATGCGCCGGGTGAGGTGCTTTTCTTAAGTGCGCCTCATCCGCCCCTCCGGGGCACCTTCTCCACTCCGTGGAGAAGGACAGCTCATCCTCTCTCCAACTTTGATGGAGAGGCGCAAAACTGTACATAGAGACCAACCATGTCGCAAACCATCAAATCCCGAGCCGCCGTTGCCTTCGCCGCCGGTGAGCCCCTGAAAATCGTCGAGATTGATGTCGCGCCTCCCAAGGCCGGCGAAGTTCGCGTACGCATTACCCATACCGGCGTTTGCCACACCGATGCGTTCACCTTGTCCGGTGATGATCCGGAGGGTATTTTCCCCGCCGTGCTCGGCCATGAAGGTGCCGGAATCGTGGTGGATGTGGGCGAGGGTGTGACTTCTGTTGCGCCCGGCGATCATGTCATTCCGCTGTATACGGCCGAATGTCGCGAATGTCTGTTTTGCAAATCCGGCAAAACCAATTTGTGCGTCGCGGTTCGCGCGACCCAAGGCAAAGGCGTCATGCCGGACGGCACCACGCGCTTCTCTTACAACGGTGACCCGATCTACCACTACATGGGCTGCTCGACGTTCAGCGAGTACACGGTGGTTGCCGAAGTGTCTTTGGCCAAAGTGAACCCGGAAGCCAATCCTGAGCAAGTGTGTTTGCTCGGTTGCGGGGTGACCACCGGCATCGGTGCGGTACACAACACCGCCAAGGTGCAGGCGGGCGATTCGGTCGCGGTATTTGGTTTGGGCGGGATCGGTTTGGCCGTCATTCAAGGCGCACGCCAAGCCAAAGCCGGCCGCATCATTGCGATCGATACCAATCCGTCGAAATTCGACATGGCGCGATCCATGGGTGCGACGGATTGTGTGAATCCCAAAGATCACGACGCACCCATCCAGCAAGTCATCGTTGAGATGACCGGGTGGGGTGTGGACCACTCCTTCGAATGCATCGGCAATGTTCAGGTCATGCGCGCCGCGCTCGAGTGCGCGCATCGCGGTTGGGGGCAGTCGGTGATCATCGGTGTTGCCGGCGCCGGCCAGGAAATTTCCACCCGTCCTTTCCAGCTCGTGACCGGCCGTAAATGGATGGGCACGGCGTTCGGCGGGGTGAAAGGTCGCACGCAGTTGCCGGGCATGGTGGAAGACGCGATGCGTGGAGACATTGATCTTGCGCCGTTCGTCACGCACACCATGGGGCTGGATGACATCAACGCGGCGTTCGACTTGATGCACGAAGGCAAATCCATTCGTAGCGTCGTCCACTTCTAATGCCCCCCACCTTCTCTACAAAGTGGAGAAGGTGTTCCGGATGGGTGGATGAGGCGCTGCTCGAAAAAGCGCCTCACCCGGCGCATTCGCGCCACCCTCTCCATCAAAGATGGAGAGGGGCTAAGCTGTCCTTCTCCACAACGTGGAGAAGGTGCCCGGAAGCGGGCGGATGAGGCGCTCTTAAGCGAGTCCTACAATGACCCAAAGAATCGAACATCACGCTTGTTTCGGTGGCTGGCAAGACGTTTACCAGCACCGCTCCGAAGTACTCGACTGCGACATGCGTGTGGGCGTCTACTATCCGCCGCAAGTCGCGCATGGCCCGTGCCCGGTGTTGTATTGGCTGTCGGGATTGACCTGCACCGAACAAAATTTCATCACCAAAGCGGGCGCGCAACGCTATGCCGCCGAGCACGGCATCATCCTGGTGGCACCGGATACCAGCCCGCGCGGCGAGGGTGTGCCGGATGCCGACGGTTATGACTTGGGACAGGGCGCGGGCTTCTACGTCAATGCGACGCAAGCACCTTGGTCACGGAACTTCCGGATGTACGACTACATCGTCGACGAATTGCCCGCATGGGTGGAATCCGATCCGGCGGCAAGTAGCGTGCGTGCCATCAGCGGACACTCGATGGGTGGACACGGGGCGTTGATGATTGCCTTACGCAATCCCGGCCGATATCGCAGCGTGTCGGCTTTTTCGCCGATTGTTGCGCCTTCGCAGGTGCCTTGGGGGGAGAAGGCGTTTTCGGCCTATCTCGGAGAACGATCCGAGGCGTGGAAAACCTACGACACGGTCGAATTGATCGCCGGAGATCTGTCCGAACGATTGCCGTTGAAAATCGATCAGGGCGAGGCGGACGAATTTCTGGATGCGCAATTACAACCGCAGCGATTGGCGGAAAGCTGCGCAGCCCGAAACCATCCTTTGGACTTGAAGCTTCGCAGTGGCTATGACCACAGCTATTACTTCATCCAGTCGTTCATCGGCGAGCACGTGGCCTATCACGCGAAGGCGATGGCCTGAGTCACCTCTGCATGCGGCGGTTTTCAGGCAAAGTTCGCGCTTGACGGCGGGGAAAGCGTGAAGTCGGTGTAGGCGAAACGCGCGTCTCGAACCACGGTTTCACCTTGAGTCAGCGCTATCGGCCGATTGAACATCGGACCGTCGTAAACGCAGGTGTGAAATTCGCCGTTTTCGCCGCAATGATCGATGCCCGGCGGCAATTCCGAAAGCAATTCAAGATCGAAAGGGCGTCCTGCAAAGCTTGCCGGAAGTTGTGTCGTGTCGACACAGCACAGGGAAGCGCGCAAACCGCTTGCAATCATTTCCCGAGCGAGGAGCGCGGTGTCCGATCCGAAAATGGGCGTCAGGATATTCCAGCCCTGACCGGCAAGTTGGGTCGCGCGATAGGCGCGGATGTCTTCCAGATGCAAATCACCGAATGCCATGGTTTGCAGGTCCGGCCAACGCTGCGCTACGCGACGGAGTCCGTCATGTAGCGCTGCTTCGTAGTCGGCATTGCTGCATTTTGCCGGGATCGAGACTTCCATTAACGGCAGACCGACAGCGTCGGCTTGGGCGTGCAGGACCTCACGCCGAATGCCCTGCATGGATGCTCGATCGTATTCGGCGGTGATCGTCGTCAACAGCCCAACGACTTGGAAATCAGCCTGTTCGCGCAGCGCATGAAGTGCCCACGCCGCATCCTTGCCCCCACTCCACGAAAGCAAGACTGCCGTCGCGGCTGACATCAGGCCGACTGCAAGGTGCGTTTCAGCGCGTCACGCCAGTCAGGAAGATCTAATTGGTAAGTGTCACGCAACGAGGTCGTATCGAGCACGGACCACTGCGGACGTGCGGCCGGTGTCGGATATTCCGATGACGGAATCGACTCCACCTTGGGCGCGTTCGCGATGAGGCCATTTGCGGCCGCTTCTTCAAAGATTGCCTCGGCAAAACCGTGCCAGCTGGTTTGACCGCTTGCCACCAAATGATGGGTGCCGCCTTCACCCAATCCTTGGGCAAGGATGTTGGCGGTGATATCGGCGATCAACCAGGCGGGTGTCGGCGAGCCGATCTGGTCGCCGACTACACGCAGCGAGTCGCGTTCGGCACCCAAGCGCAACATGGTGCGCAGGAAATTGTGGCCGTGGGTGGCATAGACCCATGCGGTGCGCAGAATCAAATGTCGCACACCGGAGGCGCGAATCGCCTCCTCGCCGTCCAGTTTGGTTTGACCGTAAACGCCGAGCGGGGCGGTGGGCGCGTCGACGGGATAAGACGTCGTGGCTTGCCCGTCGAAGACGTAATCGGTGGAGTAGTGGACAAGCGGAATCCCAAGTGCTTTGCAAGCGAGTGCGATTTCTTCCACAGCCGCAGCATTGATCCGTCGCGCTGTGTCTTCGTCGGATTCCGCTTTGTCCACAGCCGTGTACGCCGTGGCGTTGATCACGACATCAGGAATCACATGTTGAATGACAAGTGCGACAGCATCCTTCTTGGAAAGATCGCAAGACAAAGTTGCCTGACCGTCCAGCGCAATGCCGTCCCGAGTTGTCACGACAACTTCGCCCAGCGGTAGCAGTGCCCGTCGCAGCTCGGTACCCACTTGGCCGTTACCGCCGATCAGCAGTAGTTTCATATTTCGTCGTGTGCGGGTGGCATCAGTATTCCGGGTGATTTACGCGTGCGTGACGTCTTTAAGCTGCCAAACATGGCCTGCCAAAAGTCTCAGCCTGTGGCGAATGGCATCGCCCGTCAAACTCGTAGTCGCGATCAAATCCACGTGCAGGTCGTGTTGTTCGCCCGTGACGGTGGCAGAAGGATCCGTGCCGCTCAAGTTCGAATCGATGTCTTCGGGATCGTCTTGCGTCGCTGCCCAGCGTTTGAACAAAACGTCCGTACGCAGCGCGGCTTCAAGCTCTTCGGCCAGACCTTGGGCGCCCCTTGAACGAAATGCCAATGGACCGGCCTCAGCGAGTTTTTTCGTGTCCGGAATGGTCAAATAAAAACGGGAAGCCATGGCGCACCTCTTAGATTCGTAGACTGCATTCAGGTTACGCCGCCGCCCCGTCAGCGCATGTGAAATGGCGTCGTGCAGCGGCGTTGATATCTAGTAACTGGGAATCGATGCATCGATCCCGCGCCAAGCTTCGGTTCCACCTTCAATGTTGTAAATCTCGGTAAACCCCCGCTCCACAAACAGCTGCGCCATATTGGCACTACGGCCACCCACACGGCACAGGAAAGCCAATGGGGTGTTTTTCGGCAGCGCGAGCAGGCCGTCCACGCCGTCATCGATATTGCGGATGTCGATCTTCGGCGAGGCGATTGCACGTTCATCCGCGGGGCGAACGTCGACCACGGTCAGCGTG encodes:
- a CDS encoding S9 family peptidase, which translates into the protein MGISIRALPLAVALVMAGPALAQNTTVTEADYARAEKMLAPATSKLIDDAVSNVKWLDGDRVLFVERNNGKSEYKVWDAASKKASRALDVDRLASELATASKAKVDAAMLPMMMSAMVLEKDGSVSFGYAKKRWTCDANYSCKEVEGFAKSAPGAAPSVPSPNGKYEVFIRNWNLVLRDKASGKETQITKDGVTDYGYATDNAGWTHSDRPVVVWSPDSTRIATFQQDQRKTSSMTLVSTRAGAPEVQTWKYPFVGDKDVTMIERVIIDVSNPAAAKMVRLKMPADQHRSTFCDDVSCNGGWEDVQWADDGKSLAFVSTDRGHKSAQLRVADINTGAVRDVYKETVATQYESGNGDPNWRYMPETNEFIWFSEKSDWGHLYLHDLTTGKVKKQLTSGNWNVWKIERFDKPGRNLWVQAVGKEKGEDPYYKHFYKVNMDSGEIVSLTPESGDHIVTVPDEGMHFVDQVSTINTAPVWTVRDMNTGAVVSEIAKADLARLKASGWVAPEPFVVKGRDGKTDIYGQMFKPSNFDAKKKYPIITYIYPGPQVGSVRSRSFQPAHGDHQALAELGFIVVAMDGMGTPWRSKSFHDAYYGNMVDNTLPDQVAGIKALAAKYPWIDLARAGMWGHSGGGNATATAMFMYPDVYKVGISESGNHDNRMYEDDWGERYHGLMVDAGDGKTNYTGQDNAAHAKNLKGKLFLIHGMMDDNVPPQNTLLVVDALMKANKDFDLLMLPHARHGYGIDSNYVMRRRWDYFVKNLLGAEPPKQYEIGKK
- a CDS encoding S-(hydroxymethyl)glutathione dehydrogenase/class III alcohol dehydrogenase, yielding MKSRAAVAFAAGEPLKIVEIDVAPPKAGEVRVRITHTGVCHTDAFTLSGDDPEGIFPAVLGHEGAGIVVDVGEGVTSVAPGDHVIPLYTAECRECLFCKSGKTNLCVAVRATQGKGVMPDGTTRFSYNGDPIYHYMGCSTFSEYTVVAEVSLAKVNPEANPEQVCLLGCGVTTGIGAVHNTAKVQAGDSVAVFGLGGIGLAVIQGARQAKAGRIIAIDTNPSKFDMARSMGATDCVNPKDHDAPIQQVIVEMTGWGVDHSFECIGNVQVMRAALECAHRGWGQSVIIGVAGAGQEISTRPFQLVTGRKWMGTAFGGVKGRTQLPGMVEDAMRGDIDLAPFVTHTMGLDDINAAFDLMHEGKSIRSVVHF
- the fghA gene encoding S-formylglutathione hydrolase, which encodes MTQRIEHHACFGGWQDVYQHRSEVLDCDMRVGVYYPPQVAHGPCPVLYWLSGLTCTEQNFITKAGAQRYAAEHGIILVAPDTSPRGEGVPDADGYDLGQGAGFYVNATQAPWSRNFRMYDYIVDELPAWVESDPAASSVRAISGHSMGGHGALMIALRNPGRYRSVSAFSPIVAPSQVPWGEKAFSAYLGERSEAWKTYDTVELIAGDLSERLPLKIDQGEADEFLDAQLQPQRLAESCAARNHPLDLKLRSGYDHSYYFIQSFIGEHVAYHAKAMA
- a CDS encoding adenine nucleotide alpha hydrolase, encoding MSAATAVLLSWSGGKDAAWALHALREQADFQVVGLLTTITAEYDRASMQGIRREVLHAQADAVGLPLMEVSIPAKCSNADYEAALHDGLRRVAQRWPDLQTMAFGDLHLEDIRAYRATQLAGQGWNILTPIFGSDTALLAREMIASGLRASLCCVDTTQLPASFAGRPFDLELLSELPPGIDHCGENGEFHTCVYDGPMFNRPIALTQGETVVRDARFAYTDFTLSPPSSANFA
- the rfbD gene encoding dTDP-4-dehydrorhamnose reductase, whose product is MKLLLIGGNGQVGTELRRALLPLGEVVVTTRDGIALDGQATLSCDLSKKDAVALVIQHVIPDVVINATAYTAVDKAESDEDTARRINAAAVEEIALACKALGIPLVHYSTDYVFDGQATTSYPVDAPTAPLGVYGQTKLDGEEAIRASGVRHLILRTAWVYATHGHNFLRTMLRLGAERDSLRVVGDQIGSPTPAWLIADITANILAQGLGEGGTHHLVASGQTSWHGFAEAIFEEAAANGLIANAPKVESIPSSEYPTPAARPQWSVLDTTSLRDTYQLDLPDWRDALKRTLQSA